Proteins encoded within one genomic window of Calypte anna isolate BGI_N300 chromosome 25, bCalAnn1_v1.p, whole genome shotgun sequence:
- the CDC42SE1 gene encoding CDC42 small effector protein 1, with product MSDFWHKLGCCVVEKPQPKKRRRRIDRSMIGEPMNFVHLTHIGSGDMAAGEGLPMTGAVQEMRSKGGRERQWSNSRVL from the exons ATGAGCGACTTCTGGCACAAACTGGGCTGCTGTGTCGTGGAGAAACCACAACCC aagaagaggaggagacgGATCGACCGCTCCATGATCGGGGAACCCATGAACTTCGTCCACCTGACGCACATCGGCTCCGGAGACATGGCCGCGGGGGAAGGGCTGCCCATG aCGGGTGCTGTGCAGGAGATGAGGTCCAAGGGTGGACGGGAGCGACAGTGGAGCAACTCCCGGGTCTTGTAG
- the PRUNE1 gene encoding exopolyphosphatase PRUNE1 isoform X3: MERFVAGNRAALQDHIQRHQEVHVVMGNEACDLDSTVSALALAYFLAKTSPAPATTFIPVLNIPRAELPLRTEAVFLLGEQGIPPTSLICRDEIDLGGLHTAGLLSLTLVDHHVLPSTDAALEEAVVEVLDHRPLDRDRAPRCPLTVAPVGSCATLVTERIAQGPPGVLDRVTAALLHGTILLDCINLSPAAGKATPRDVACVSLLEERFPDLPARDKVFEALQAAKFDVSGLTTEQMLRKDLKVLSADDLLLPISGIYVDLETFLRRPGFLQDLEAFCQAQGYAGLVAMTISFNQQLEPSRQLAVYSPRQTLRSAVCRALEEASEPALNLRPLPSPWSCLAAYTQGNAWASRKKLLAFLL, encoded by the exons ATGGAGCGGTTCGTGGCGGGGAACCGAGCGGCTCTGCAG GACCATATCCAGCGTCACCAGGAGGTCCACGTGGTGATGGGAAACGAAGCCTGTGACCTGGACTCCACCGTCTCAGCCCTGGCCCTGGCTTATTTCTTAGCCAAG ACCTCCCCGGCTCCCGCCACCACCTTCATCCCTGTGCTGAACATCCCCCGGGCTGAGCTGCCCCTGCGGACCGAGGCCGTGTTcctgctgggggagcaggggatcccccccacctccctcatCTGCCGGGATGAGATCGACCTGGGGGGGCTGCACACTGCCGGGCTGCTCTCCCTCACCCTGGTGGATCACCACGTCCTGCCCAG CACCGACGCAGCCCTGGAAGAGGCAGTGGTGGAGGTTCTGGATCATCGCCCGCTGGACCGGGACCGAGCTCCCCGCTGCCCGCTGACGGTGGCACCCGTGGGCTCCTGTGCCACGCTGGTGACCGAGCGCATCGCCCAGGGTCCCCCGGGGGTGCTGGACAGGGTGACAGCCGCCCTGCTGCACG gcaccatcctcctggacTGCATCAACCTCAGCCCGGCCGCCGGGAAGGCGACACCCCGGGACGTGGCGTGTGTCTCgctgctggaggagaggttCCCAGACCTGCCAGCCCGGGACAAGGTCTTTGAAGCCCTCCAAGCAGCCAAGTTTGATGTCTCAG GGCTGACGACGGAGCAGATGCTGCGGAAAGACCTCAAAGTCCTCTCTGCTGACGATCTGCTCCTCCCCATCAGCGGCATCTACGTTGACCTGGAG ACCTTCCTACGCCGTCCGGGCTTCCTGCAGGACCTGGAAGCTTTCTGCCAAGCCCAGGGATACGCCGGGCTGGTGGCCATGACCATCTCCTTCAACCAGCAGCTGGAGCCCTCCCGCCAGCTCGCCGTCTACAGCCCCCGCCAGACCCTGCGCAGCGCC GTGTGCCGGGCGCTGGAGGAGGCGTCGGAACCGGCCCTGAACCTCCgtcccctgcccagcccctggtCCTGCCTGGCCGCCTACACCCAGGGCAACGCTTGGGCATCGCGGAAGAAG CTCTTGGCTTTTCTTCTGTGA
- the PRUNE1 gene encoding exopolyphosphatase PRUNE1 isoform X1, with translation MERFVAGNRAALQDHIQRHQEVHVVMGNEACDLDSTVSALALAYFLAKTSPAPATTFIPVLNIPRAELPLRTEAVFLLGEQGIPPTSLICRDEIDLGGLHTAGLLSLTLVDHHVLPSTDAALEEAVVEVLDHRPLDRDRAPRCPLTVAPVGSCATLVTERIAQGPPGVLDRVTAALLHGTILLDCINLSPAAGKATPRDVACVSLLEERFPDLPARDKVFEALQAAKFDVSGLTTEQMLRKDLKVLSADDLLLPISGIYVDLETFLRRPGFLQDLEAFCQAQGYAGLVAMTISFNQQLEPSRQLAVYSPRQTLRSAVCRALEEASEPALNLRPLPSPWSCLAAYTQGNAWASRKKVLPILRAALGGSSGGAGGVLEEEVVPPPTPMNSLVEECPLAQPVPPLCPQDVLERVSRIAAGQPPGSPK, from the exons ATGGAGCGGTTCGTGGCGGGGAACCGAGCGGCTCTGCAG GACCATATCCAGCGTCACCAGGAGGTCCACGTGGTGATGGGAAACGAAGCCTGTGACCTGGACTCCACCGTCTCAGCCCTGGCCCTGGCTTATTTCTTAGCCAAG ACCTCCCCGGCTCCCGCCACCACCTTCATCCCTGTGCTGAACATCCCCCGGGCTGAGCTGCCCCTGCGGACCGAGGCCGTGTTcctgctgggggagcaggggatcccccccacctccctcatCTGCCGGGATGAGATCGACCTGGGGGGGCTGCACACTGCCGGGCTGCTCTCCCTCACCCTGGTGGATCACCACGTCCTGCCCAG CACCGACGCAGCCCTGGAAGAGGCAGTGGTGGAGGTTCTGGATCATCGCCCGCTGGACCGGGACCGAGCTCCCCGCTGCCCGCTGACGGTGGCACCCGTGGGCTCCTGTGCCACGCTGGTGACCGAGCGCATCGCCCAGGGTCCCCCGGGGGTGCTGGACAGGGTGACAGCCGCCCTGCTGCACG gcaccatcctcctggacTGCATCAACCTCAGCCCGGCCGCCGGGAAGGCGACACCCCGGGACGTGGCGTGTGTCTCgctgctggaggagaggttCCCAGACCTGCCAGCCCGGGACAAGGTCTTTGAAGCCCTCCAAGCAGCCAAGTTTGATGTCTCAG GGCTGACGACGGAGCAGATGCTGCGGAAAGACCTCAAAGTCCTCTCTGCTGACGATCTGCTCCTCCCCATCAGCGGCATCTACGTTGACCTGGAG ACCTTCCTACGCCGTCCGGGCTTCCTGCAGGACCTGGAAGCTTTCTGCCAAGCCCAGGGATACGCCGGGCTGGTGGCCATGACCATCTCCTTCAACCAGCAGCTGGAGCCCTCCCGCCAGCTCGCCGTCTACAGCCCCCGCCAGACCCTGCGCAGCGCC GTGTGCCGGGCGCTGGAGGAGGCGTCGGAACCGGCCCTGAACCTCCgtcccctgcccagcccctggtCCTGCCTGGCCGCCTACACCCAGGGCAACGCTTGGGCATCGCGGAAGAAGGTGCTGCCCATCCTGCGGGCGGCCCTAGGGGGGAGCTCGGGGGGTGCCGGGGGGGtcctggaggaggaggtggtccccccacccacccccatgAACAGCTTGGTGGAGGAATGCCCGCTGGCACAGCCCGTgccccccctctgcccccaggaCGTCCTGGAGCGGGTCAGCCGCATCGCTGCTGGGCAGCCCCCTGGCTCCCCCAAATGA
- the PRUNE1 gene encoding exopolyphosphatase PRUNE1 isoform X2: MGNEACDLDSTVSALALAYFLAKTSPAPATTFIPVLNIPRAELPLRTEAVFLLGEQGIPPTSLICRDEIDLGGLHTAGLLSLTLVDHHVLPSTDAALEEAVVEVLDHRPLDRDRAPRCPLTVAPVGSCATLVTERIAQGPPGVLDRVTAALLHGTILLDCINLSPAAGKATPRDVACVSLLEERFPDLPARDKVFEALQAAKFDVSGLTTEQMLRKDLKVLSADDLLLPISGIYVDLETFLRRPGFLQDLEAFCQAQGYAGLVAMTISFNQQLEPSRQLAVYSPRQTLRSAVCRALEEASEPALNLRPLPSPWSCLAAYTQGNAWASRKKVLPILRAALGGSSGGAGGVLEEEVVPPPTPMNSLVEECPLAQPVPPLCPQDVLERVSRIAAGQPPGSPK, translated from the exons ATGGGAAACGAAGCCTGTGACCTGGACTCCACCGTCTCAGCCCTGGCCCTGGCTTATTTCTTAGCCAAG ACCTCCCCGGCTCCCGCCACCACCTTCATCCCTGTGCTGAACATCCCCCGGGCTGAGCTGCCCCTGCGGACCGAGGCCGTGTTcctgctgggggagcaggggatcccccccacctccctcatCTGCCGGGATGAGATCGACCTGGGGGGGCTGCACACTGCCGGGCTGCTCTCCCTCACCCTGGTGGATCACCACGTCCTGCCCAG CACCGACGCAGCCCTGGAAGAGGCAGTGGTGGAGGTTCTGGATCATCGCCCGCTGGACCGGGACCGAGCTCCCCGCTGCCCGCTGACGGTGGCACCCGTGGGCTCCTGTGCCACGCTGGTGACCGAGCGCATCGCCCAGGGTCCCCCGGGGGTGCTGGACAGGGTGACAGCCGCCCTGCTGCACG gcaccatcctcctggacTGCATCAACCTCAGCCCGGCCGCCGGGAAGGCGACACCCCGGGACGTGGCGTGTGTCTCgctgctggaggagaggttCCCAGACCTGCCAGCCCGGGACAAGGTCTTTGAAGCCCTCCAAGCAGCCAAGTTTGATGTCTCAG GGCTGACGACGGAGCAGATGCTGCGGAAAGACCTCAAAGTCCTCTCTGCTGACGATCTGCTCCTCCCCATCAGCGGCATCTACGTTGACCTGGAG ACCTTCCTACGCCGTCCGGGCTTCCTGCAGGACCTGGAAGCTTTCTGCCAAGCCCAGGGATACGCCGGGCTGGTGGCCATGACCATCTCCTTCAACCAGCAGCTGGAGCCCTCCCGCCAGCTCGCCGTCTACAGCCCCCGCCAGACCCTGCGCAGCGCC GTGTGCCGGGCGCTGGAGGAGGCGTCGGAACCGGCCCTGAACCTCCgtcccctgcccagcccctggtCCTGCCTGGCCGCCTACACCCAGGGCAACGCTTGGGCATCGCGGAAGAAGGTGCTGCCCATCCTGCGGGCGGCCCTAGGGGGGAGCTCGGGGGGTGCCGGGGGGGtcctggaggaggaggtggtccccccacccacccccatgAACAGCTTGGTGGAGGAATGCCCGCTGGCACAGCCCGTgccccccctctgcccccaggaCGTCCTGGAGCGGGTCAGCCGCATCGCTGCTGGGCAGCCCCCTGGCTCCCCCAAATGA
- the MINDY1 gene encoding ubiquitin carboxyl-terminal hydrolase MINDY-1 isoform X2, translating to MLPRSLLPRGGGSLAGVPLPNPSAEVGGTGVEPPPPARSPPREEARGDFYSVKWIRWKGEQTPIITQSQNGPCPLLAIINVLCLQWKVKLSPQKEVTTAEELMAHLGDCILAAQPREPSEGLELNFQQNINDSMMVLPKLATGLDVNVRFTGVSDFEYTPECIIFDLLNIPLYHGWLVDPQNPQEVQAVGKLSYNQLVEKIITSKQAPDSSLVSEGMVAEQFLETTASQLTQHGLQQLRAAAKEEELSVFFRNNHFSTMVKHKEEGVVWETLQRVDGDSRFCDTHFHPRHPTGKEGGATAAPPNPHPHQRQVDQDFLLALSLQGVRDPQDPPPVLSDLELAQQLQQEEYQHLPPPQGGRAAGERRPRQKPELDCTLL from the exons ATGCTCCCGAGGAGCCTCTTGccaagggggggggggtcctTGGCCGGTGTCCCCCTGCCCAACCCCAGCGCTGAGGTGGGGGGGACAGGGGTGGagccccctcccccagcccgcAGCCCCCCCAGGGAAGAAGCCCGGGGGGATTTTTATTCCGTGAAGTGGATCAGGTGGAAGGGGGAGCAGACCCCCATCATCACCCAGAGCCAGAACGGGCCCTGCCCGCTCTTGGCCATCATCAACGTCCTCTGCCTGCAGTGGAAG gTGAAGCTGTCCCCGCAGAAGGAGGTGACCACGGCCGAGGAGTTGATGGCACATTTGG gtgATTGCATCTTGGCTGCCCAACCCCGGGAGCCCTCGGAGGGGCTGGAGCTCAACTTCCAGCAG AACATCAACGATTCCATGATGGTTCTCCCCAAGTTGGCAACGGGGCTGGACGTCAACGTGCGGTTCACGGGGGTCTCCGACTTCGAGTACACCCCTGAGTGCATCATCTTTGACCTCCTCAACATCCCCCTCTACCATGGCTGGCTGGTGGACCCCCAG aaccCCCAGGAGgtccaagctgtgggcaaaCTCAGCTACAACCAACTGGTGGAGAAGATCATCACCTCCAAACAGGCTCCTGACTCCAGCCTGGTCAGCGAAG gaaTGGTGGCCGAGCAGTTCCTGGAGACCACAGCCTCCCAGTTGACCCAGCACGGGCTCCAGCAGCTGCGGGCGGCTGCCAAGGAGGAGGAGCTCAGCGTCTTCTTCCGCAACAACCACTTCAGCACCATGGTCAAACACAAg gaggagggggtggtCTGGGAGACCCTGCAGCGGGTGGATGGGGACAGCCGGTTCTGTGACACCCACTTCCACCCCAGACACCCCACGGGCAAGGAGGGGGGGGCCACAGcagcccccccaaacccccacccccaccaGAGACAAGTGGACCAG GATTTCCTGCTCGCCCTCTCTCTACAGGGGGTCCGggacccccaggacccccccccGGTGCTGAGTGACCTGGAGCtggcccagcagctgcagcaggaggagtaCCAGCACCTGCCCCCCCCACAG GGGGGGCGGGCAGCTGGGGAGCGGCGGCCACGTCAGAAGCCGGAGTTGGACTGCACCCTCCTGTAG
- the MINDY1 gene encoding ubiquitin carboxyl-terminal hydrolase MINDY-1 isoform X1 produces MLPRSLLPRGGGSLAGVPLPNPSAEVGGTGVEPPPPARSPPREEARGDFYSVKWIRWKGEQTPIITQSQNGPCPLLAIINVLCLQWKVKLSPQKEVTTAEELMAHLGDCILAAQPREPSEGLELNFQQNINDSMMVLPKLATGLDVNVRFTGVSDFEYTPECIIFDLLNIPLYHGWLVDPQNPQEVQAVGKLSYNQLVEKIITSKQAPDSSLVSEGMVAEQFLETTASQLTQHGLQQLRAAAKEEELSVFFRNNHFSTMVKHKGHLYLLVTDQGFLQEEGVVWETLQRVDGDSRFCDTHFHPRHPTGKEGGATAAPPNPHPHQRQVDQDFLLALSLQGVRDPQDPPPVLSDLELAQQLQQEEYQHLPPPQGGRAAGERRPRQKPELDCTLL; encoded by the exons ATGCTCCCGAGGAGCCTCTTGccaagggggggggggtcctTGGCCGGTGTCCCCCTGCCCAACCCCAGCGCTGAGGTGGGGGGGACAGGGGTGGagccccctcccccagcccgcAGCCCCCCCAGGGAAGAAGCCCGGGGGGATTTTTATTCCGTGAAGTGGATCAGGTGGAAGGGGGAGCAGACCCCCATCATCACCCAGAGCCAGAACGGGCCCTGCCCGCTCTTGGCCATCATCAACGTCCTCTGCCTGCAGTGGAAG gTGAAGCTGTCCCCGCAGAAGGAGGTGACCACGGCCGAGGAGTTGATGGCACATTTGG gtgATTGCATCTTGGCTGCCCAACCCCGGGAGCCCTCGGAGGGGCTGGAGCTCAACTTCCAGCAG AACATCAACGATTCCATGATGGTTCTCCCCAAGTTGGCAACGGGGCTGGACGTCAACGTGCGGTTCACGGGGGTCTCCGACTTCGAGTACACCCCTGAGTGCATCATCTTTGACCTCCTCAACATCCCCCTCTACCATGGCTGGCTGGTGGACCCCCAG aaccCCCAGGAGgtccaagctgtgggcaaaCTCAGCTACAACCAACTGGTGGAGAAGATCATCACCTCCAAACAGGCTCCTGACTCCAGCCTGGTCAGCGAAG gaaTGGTGGCCGAGCAGTTCCTGGAGACCACAGCCTCCCAGTTGACCCAGCACGGGCTCCAGCAGCTGCGGGCGGCTGCCAAGGAGGAGGAGCTCAGCGTCTTCTTCCGCAACAACCACTTCAGCACCATGGTCAAACACAAg ggccaccTCTACCTGCTGGTGACAGACCAGGGCttcctgcaggaggagggggtggtCTGGGAGACCCTGCAGCGGGTGGATGGGGACAGCCGGTTCTGTGACACCCACTTCCACCCCAGACACCCCACGGGCAAGGAGGGGGGGGCCACAGcagcccccccaaacccccacccccaccaGAGACAAGTGGACCAG GATTTCCTGCTCGCCCTCTCTCTACAGGGGGTCCGggacccccaggacccccccccGGTGCTGAGTGACCTGGAGCtggcccagcagctgcagcaggaggagtaCCAGCACCTGCCCCCCCCACAG GGGGGGCGGGCAGCTGGGGAGCGGCGGCCACGTCAGAAGCCGGAGTTGGACTGCACCCTCCTGTAG
- the CERS2 gene encoding ceramide synthase 2, with the protein MFQTLYNYFWWERLWLPANLTWADLEDRDGRVYAKAADLYITLPVAFLFLIVRHLFETYVATPLAGLLNVKEKIRLKATPNPVLEKFYAATTKHPKQADVEMLSKKSGVTVRQVERWFRRRRNQDRPSLLKKFREACWRFTFYLIAFIAGMAVIVDKPWFYDLREVWKGYPIQSMLPSQYWYYMIELSFYWSLLFSIASDVKRKDFKEQIIHHVATIILISFSWFANYIRAGTLIMALHDSSDYLLESAKMFNYAGWRNTCNNIFIVFAAVFIVTRLVILPFWIMHCTVVYPLDLYPPFFGYYFFNFMMVVLQSLHIFWAYLIIRMAQKFITGKVVEDERSDREETDNSEEEEEKEKNGPLSNGHPVLNNNHRKAD; encoded by the exons atgTTCCAGACCCTGTACAATTACTTCTGGTGGGAACGGCTCTGGCTGCCGGCGAACCTCACCTGGGCCGACCTGGAGGACCGGGATGGGAGAGTCTATGCCAAAGCTGCTGACCTCTACATCACCCTCCCCGTGgccttcctcttcctcatcgTCAGACACCTCTTTGAGAC gTACGTGGCCACCCCCCTGGCCGGGCTCCTGAACGTCAAGGAGAAGATCAGGTTAAAAGCCACCCCCAACCCCGTGCTGGAGAAGTTCTACGCTGCCACCACCAAACACCCCAAGCAG gCTGACGTGGAGATGCTCTCCAAGAAGAGCGGCGTCACGGTGCGGCAGGTGGAGCGCTGGTTTCGCCGCCGCCGCAACCAGGACCGACCCAGTCTGCTCAAGAAGTTCAGGGAGGCCTG TTGGAGATTCACCTTTTACCTTATTGCTTTCATTGCTGGCATGGCTGTCATAGTGGAT AAGCCGTGGTTCTATGACCTGCGGGAGGTGTGGAAGGGGTACCCCATCCAG AGCATGCTGCCCTCCCAGTACTGGTACTACATGATCGAGCTCTCCTTCTACTGGTCCCTGCTCTTCAGCATCGCCTCTGACGTCAAACGCAAG GATTTCAAGGAGCAAATCATCCACCACGTGGCCACCATCATCCTCATCAGCTTCTCCTGGTTTGCCAACTACATCCGTGCCGGGACGCTCATCATGGCCCTGCACGACTCCTCGGATTATCTGCTGGAG TCAGCCAAGATGTTCAACTACGCGGGCTGGAGGAACACCTGCAACAACATCTTCATCGTCTTCGCCGCCGTCTTCATCGTCACCCGCTTGGTCATCCTGCCCTTCTG GATCATGCACTGCACGGTGGTTTACCCCCTGGATCTCTACCCTCCTTTCTTTGGCTACTACTTCTTCAACTTCATGATGGTGGTGCTGCAGTCCCTGCACATCTTCTGGGCCTACCTCATCATCCGCATGGCCCAGAAGTTCATAACTGGAAAG GTGGTCGAGGACGAACGGAGCGACCGAGAGGAGACGGACAActcggaggaggaggaggagaaggagaagaacgGGCCCCTGTCCAACGGCCACCCCGTCCTCAACAACAACCACCGCAAGGCCGACTGA